The following coding sequences lie in one Bacteroides helcogenes P 36-108 genomic window:
- a CDS encoding sulfatase family protein, which produces MNRLSYLFLPLTAIGVSACSSNRAKEEVKRPNIIFMMTDDHTTQAMSCYGGRLLQTPNMDRIANEGIRIDNCYAVNALSGPSRACILTGKFSHINGFTDNASTFDGNQQTFPKLLQSAGYQTSIIGKWHLITEPQGFDYWCILTGQHEQGDYYNPDFNENGKQIVEQGYATDIITDKAIEYLEHRDKSKPFCMMYHQKAPHRNWMPAPRHLGMFNNTVFPEPVTLFDTYEGRGSAAREQDMSIEHTLTNDWDLKLLTRDEMLKDTTNRLYQVYKRMPADVQDKWDSVYAQRISEYRSGKLKGKELISWKYQQYMRDYLATIVAVDENIGRLLNYLEKIGELDNTIIIYTSDQGFFLGEHGWFDKRFMYEECQRMPLIIRYPKAIKAGSTSNAIAMNVDFAPTFLDFAGVDIPGDIQGKSLKPILTDAGKVPEDWRKAAYYHYYEYPAEHSVKRHYGIRTADFKLIHFYNDVDEWEMYDMKNDPNELNNVFDKPEYAAKQAELMSLLKETQKQYKDDDPDEKVNELFKGDRRLMKNR; this is translated from the coding sequence ATGAATCGCTTATCATACTTATTTTTGCCTCTCACTGCCATCGGAGTCTCCGCTTGCAGCTCCAATAGGGCCAAAGAGGAGGTGAAACGTCCGAACATTATCTTTATGATGACAGACGACCATACTACGCAGGCTATGTCATGCTATGGTGGACGCCTCTTGCAAACTCCCAATATGGATCGGATTGCCAATGAAGGTATTCGTATAGACAATTGCTATGCGGTCAATGCTTTATCCGGTCCGTCAAGAGCTTGTATCTTGACGGGCAAATTCAGCCACATCAATGGATTCACTGATAATGCCAGTACTTTTGACGGCAACCAACAGACCTTTCCCAAATTATTACAGTCGGCAGGATATCAAACTTCGATCATTGGTAAATGGCACTTGATAACCGAACCTCAGGGATTTGATTATTGGTGCATCTTGACCGGACAACATGAACAAGGGGATTATTATAATCCCGATTTCAATGAGAACGGAAAGCAGATTGTAGAACAGGGCTATGCTACCGATATTATCACGGATAAGGCAATCGAGTATCTGGAACACAGAGACAAAAGCAAGCCTTTCTGCATGATGTATCACCAGAAAGCTCCGCATCGTAACTGGATGCCTGCTCCCCGCCACTTGGGTATGTTCAATAATACCGTTTTTCCTGAACCGGTCACACTCTTCGATACGTATGAGGGAAGAGGTTCCGCTGCCAGGGAACAGGATATGTCTATTGAACATACATTGACCAATGATTGGGACTTGAAGTTGCTGACTCGTGACGAAATGCTGAAAGATACAACCAATCGTCTCTATCAGGTTTACAAACGTATGCCGGCTGATGTACAGGATAAATGGGATTCAGTGTATGCCCAACGCATTTCGGAGTATCGCAGCGGCAAATTGAAAGGAAAAGAATTGATTAGCTGGAAATACCAGCAATACATGCGCGATTATCTGGCAACCATTGTTGCTGTAGACGAGAATATCGGTCGCCTGCTCAATTATCTGGAGAAAATCGGTGAGTTGGATAATACGATTATTATCTATACTTCCGACCAAGGTTTCTTCTTGGGTGAACATGGCTGGTTCGATAAGCGCTTTATGTATGAAGAGTGTCAGCGGATGCCGTTGATTATCCGTTATCCGAAAGCCATTAAAGCCGGAAGTACCTCGAATGCCATTGCTATGAACGTGGATTTTGCGCCTACTTTCCTCGATTTCGCAGGAGTAGATATACCGGGCGATATTCAAGGAAAGTCATTGAAACCAATCTTGACGGATGCCGGAAAAGTGCCGGAGGATTGGCGGAAAGCTGCTTATTACCACTATTATGAATATCCGGCAGAACACTCTGTGAAGCGGCATTATGGCATTCGGACGGCGGACTTCAAACTGATTCATTTCTATAATGATGTAGATGAATGGGAAATGTACGATATGAAGAATGACCCTAATGAATTGAATAATGTGTTTGATAAACCGGAGTACGCCGCTAAACAAGCGGAGTTGATGTCACTGTTGAAAGAAACTCAGAAGCAATATAAGGACGATGATCCTGATGAGAAAGTGAACGAGTTGTTCAAAGGTGACAGACGGTTGATGAAGAATAGATAA
- the hepC gene encoding heparin-sulfate lyase HepC, translated as MKIAKYFLCLTLLLVAISAEAQQLRKEAFDLLNLDYPGLEKVKAACAQQQWDKAAQALLDYYRQRIGIGHPDINLKNIKISKKEQKWADDALEHTFFVHKGYQPSYNYGKDINWQYWPVQDNELRWQLHRHKWFTPMGKAYRISGDEKYAKEWAYQYMDWIKKNPLTIVEKEEYELVSAGEVKGNAENVRFAWRPLEVSNRLQDQTLQFLLFIPSQAFTPEFLTEFLINYHRHALHILDNYSDQGNHLLFEAQRMVYAGVFFPEFKEATGWRESGISILNREIKKQVYPDGGQYELDPHYHLAAINIFCKALRMADVNGFRQEFPAEYVNTVKNMIEFYANICFPDYSNPCFSDAKLGDRPAEIRNYQDWLKLFPDCDWIRYYATEGREGSPLPNLSHGALTSGFFTFRNGWKQDATVMVVKAGPKGEWHCQPDNGTFELWFNGRNLFPDSGSYVYAGDDEVMKLRNWFRRTCSHNTLTLDEKNLQTTQSVTKLWQPEGNEQILVTENPHYEGLKHRRSVFFVDQSYFVIVDEAVGDAKGTVNLNYHLCEGTVNVDGKSHILTTAYDGPSNMKLQCFAEKKASIREKEGWRSTAYRVRVPRTSVSFDVDKKDSEAVRYITIIYPSKNAASFPAFKAKFLNKKFDENGVKIEISVDGKKRQLEYKL; from the coding sequence ATGAAAATAGCAAAGTATTTTTTATGTCTGACTCTTTTGCTGGTCGCCATAAGTGCGGAAGCGCAGCAATTGCGGAAGGAAGCTTTTGATTTACTGAACCTGGATTATCCGGGTTTGGAGAAAGTAAAGGCCGCATGCGCCCAACAACAATGGGATAAAGCGGCTCAGGCTTTATTGGACTATTACCGCCAACGCATCGGCATAGGACATCCTGATATTAATCTGAAGAATATCAAAATATCAAAGAAAGAACAAAAATGGGCGGATGATGCCTTGGAACATACATTTTTTGTACACAAAGGATATCAGCCTTCCTATAATTACGGTAAAGACATCAATTGGCAATATTGGCCGGTACAGGACAACGAGTTGCGCTGGCAGTTGCATCGCCATAAATGGTTCACCCCGATGGGAAAAGCATATAGAATCTCAGGTGATGAGAAATATGCCAAAGAATGGGCATACCAATATATGGACTGGATTAAGAAGAATCCTCTGACAATCGTAGAGAAAGAAGAATACGAACTTGTCAGTGCAGGTGAAGTAAAAGGAAATGCTGAGAATGTACGCTTTGCATGGCGTCCGCTGGAAGTGAGTAACCGTTTGCAGGATCAGACACTGCAATTTCTATTGTTTATTCCCTCACAGGCTTTTACTCCGGAGTTCCTGACCGAGTTCCTCATTAATTATCATCGGCATGCCTTACACATTCTGGACAATTACTCCGATCAAGGCAATCATCTGTTGTTCGAAGCACAGCGTATGGTGTATGCAGGCGTATTTTTCCCTGAATTTAAAGAGGCAACCGGATGGAGAGAGAGTGGGATAAGCATTTTGAACCGTGAAATAAAAAAACAGGTTTACCCGGACGGCGGTCAATATGAACTGGACCCGCACTATCATTTAGCGGCAATCAATATCTTCTGCAAGGCCCTGCGTATGGCAGACGTCAATGGTTTTCGTCAGGAATTTCCTGCCGAATACGTGAATACTGTGAAAAATATGATTGAGTTCTACGCTAATATCTGTTTCCCGGATTACAGTAATCCTTGTTTCAGTGATGCAAAACTGGGAGACCGCCCGGCAGAAATCCGTAATTATCAAGACTGGCTCAAACTGTTTCCGGATTGCGACTGGATTCGTTATTATGCTACTGAAGGTCGTGAAGGTTCCCCCCTGCCCAACCTTTCTCACGGAGCACTGACTTCCGGTTTCTTTACTTTCAGAAATGGCTGGAAACAAGATGCTACTGTAATGGTGGTAAAGGCCGGTCCCAAAGGTGAGTGGCACTGTCAACCGGATAACGGAACTTTTGAGCTTTGGTTCAATGGTCGGAATCTCTTTCCGGATAGTGGCTCGTACGTCTATGCCGGTGACGATGAAGTAATGAAACTCCGTAACTGGTTCCGTCGTACATGCTCTCACAATACATTGACATTGGACGAGAAAAATCTACAGACTACACAATCGGTTACCAAGCTTTGGCAACCCGAAGGTAATGAACAAATCCTGGTGACAGAGAATCCTCATTATGAGGGTTTGAAGCACAGACGTTCTGTCTTTTTTGTAGACCAATCTTATTTTGTCATTGTCGATGAGGCTGTGGGAGATGCAAAAGGAACAGTGAATCTGAACTATCATTTATGTGAAGGTACTGTAAATGTGGATGGAAAGAGCCATATTCTGACCACCGCTTACGACGGGCCAAGCAATATGAAGCTACAATGCTTTGCCGAAAAGAAAGCTTCGATAAGAGAAAAAGAGGGATGGCGTTCAACTGCTTATCGCGTACGTGTACCCCGTACTTCGGTTTCTTTTGATGTGGACAAAAAGGATTCGGAGGCTGTACGTTACATAACCATTATCTATCCTTCGAAAAATGCAGCTTCTTTTCCTGCATTCAAGGCTAAATTCCTGAATAAGAAGTTTGATGAGAATGGAGTGAAGATAGAAATATCTGTTGATGGAAAGAAACGTCAATTGGAGTATAAACTATAA
- a CDS encoding DUF4995 domain-containing protein, translating to MKKILLYCCMVATLHGICSCSSSQPDTDYGWLKNAIDTSVQQLEETVADVGDSVLLPRSIWTGYDMDFLCRQLQRDPATFKDSLRIKPVKDVIGTRRYCSSIYDWTSGFFPGNLWYAYQLTGIEGLKNDAVKFTNYLYPVKDYKGTHDIGFMMNCSYGNAYRLVPADSVRQALVQTADNLCSRFDPTIGSIRSWDFGKWNYPVIIDNMMNLDLLFYVSHLTNDSKYKEIALKHAETTLKNHFRTDHSSYHVVSYNNDGSVEMKCTHQGKNDDSSWARGQAWGVYGYTSCYRESKDTAFLQQAKDIATLIMTRVKTEDAIPLWDYDAPDSSETPRDASAASVTASALIELSTLVEDGQVYFDYAEKLLKSLSSDAYLAKVGTNQGFILMHSTGSLPNGSEIDTPINYADYYYLEALTRYMQVKGLDYKSL from the coding sequence ATGAAAAAAATATTATTATATTGTTGTATGGTTGCTACTTTACATGGGATCTGTAGCTGTTCGTCCAGTCAGCCTGATACAGATTATGGCTGGTTGAAAAATGCAATAGACACCTCTGTACAGCAATTGGAAGAAACAGTGGCCGATGTAGGCGATTCAGTCTTATTACCCCGTTCCATCTGGACGGGATATGATATGGATTTTCTCTGCCGGCAATTGCAAAGAGATCCTGCAACCTTTAAGGATTCTTTGCGGATTAAGCCAGTGAAGGATGTCATAGGAACCCGTCGCTATTGCTCTTCCATCTATGATTGGACAAGTGGTTTTTTCCCCGGAAACTTGTGGTATGCGTATCAGTTGACCGGCATTGAAGGTTTAAAGAACGATGCCGTGAAATTCACGAATTATTTGTATCCCGTAAAAGACTATAAAGGTACACACGACATCGGATTTATGATGAATTGCAGTTATGGCAATGCATATCGCTTGGTTCCCGCCGACAGCGTTCGTCAGGCATTGGTGCAAACTGCTGATAACTTATGCAGCCGTTTTGATCCGACCATAGGTTCTATTCGTTCCTGGGATTTCGGGAAGTGGAATTACCCTGTAATCATTGATAACATGATGAACCTGGACCTGCTGTTTTACGTAAGCCATCTTACCAATGATTCCAAGTATAAGGAAATCGCATTGAAACATGCCGAGACAACATTGAAGAATCATTTCAGAACAGATCATTCATCCTATCATGTAGTCAGTTACAATAATGATGGCAGCGTAGAAATGAAATGTACCCATCAGGGAAAAAATGACGATTCGTCATGGGCACGCGGACAAGCCTGGGGAGTATATGGATATACCTCTTGCTACCGTGAATCCAAAGATACGGCTTTCTTGCAGCAAGCCAAAGATATTGCAACGTTGATTATGACTCGCGTAAAGACTGAGGATGCGATACCCTTGTGGGATTATGATGCACCGGATAGCTCGGAAACACCCCGTGATGCATCTGCCGCCTCTGTTACAGCTTCTGCTTTGATAGAACTCAGCACTTTGGTAGAAGACGGACAAGTATATTTTGATTATGCAGAAAAGCTACTAAAATCTCTTTCTTCCGATGCTTATTTGGCAAAGGTTGGTACGAATCAGGGATTTATCCTGATGCACTCTACAGGTTCGTTGCCCAATGGCTCCGAAATTGATACTCCTATCAATTATGCCGATTATTATTACCTGGAAGCATTGACCCGGTATATGCAGGTAAAAGGACTCGATTATAAATCGCTTTAA